The Coffea arabica cultivar ET-39 chromosome 9e, Coffea Arabica ET-39 HiFi, whole genome shotgun sequence genome has a window encoding:
- the LOC113709863 gene encoding probable LRR receptor-like serine/threonine-protein kinase At4g29180, whose protein sequence is MKSIHGNDHKVSSQAKLADFGLSRIFSSESDTHVTTAVAGTAGYLDPEYNYTFKFNEKSDVYSLGIVLLELNTGKPAIIKGTDDVNIHIVEWVNKRVERGDIHEIMDPKLKGKFHINSAWKFLEAAMTCTMAMASQRMSGMELLVELKQCLAIELSEEIASRAADFPQDDGLEIDTAPSAR, encoded by the exons ATGAAGTCAATACATGGTAATGACCACAAAGTTTCATCTCAG GCTAAGCTTGCTGATTTTGGCTTATCTCGAATTTTTTCAAGTGAAAGTGACACTCATGTAACAACAGCAGTGGCTGGAACAGCTGGTTACCTAGATCCAGA ATATAACTACACCTTCAAGTTCAATGAGAAAAGTGATGTTTACAGCCTCGGCATCGTTTTATTGGAACTGAACACTGGAAAACCAGCCATCATAAAGGGCACCGATGATGTCAATATTCACATTGTTGAATGGGTGAACAAAAGGGTAGAAAGGGGAGACATTCATGAAATTATGGATCCAAAACTGAAAGGAAAGTTCCACATAAACTCGGCCTGGAAGTTTTTGGAGGCCGCCATGACGTGTACAATGGCAATGGCTAGTCAGAGGATGAGTGGCATGGAGTTACTTGTTGAACTAAAGCAGTGTTTGGCAATAGAGCTATCTGAAGAGATAGCATCAAGGGCTGCAGATTTTCCGCAGGATGATGGCCTTGAGATAGACACCGCTCCAAGTGCAAGATAG